The sequence CATATTTTTTGATCATAGGTTACATTCTTGGAGGCATATGTTGCTGTTATTTAAGTTTGCACAGAATTCAGAAAAGCTCAGTGAGACACCACAATGCTATCATAATTGCCCCTTTGGGGACGATTCACTTACTAATACCACTGCCTACACTGTACCTGTGAACATCTGAACCAGTACCTCTAAACTCATTTTATAGCCAGTGATGAACTAATCAATATTATCAGTGGAGTTTGTCATGAGTCATCTCACCCTAAAACAGACACCTACATCTAGCCAGATGAATCAACTGAACACCATCAACTAAGTCCCCGTTGTCTATAATGAGAAGCTAGACATGACACCCATCTGTGGCCACCTACAGCTAGATGTAGCTGTAGATGAGTCCTACTTCAACATAGATCTGTATCTTGTAGTTGTACTCAGAGGTCTGTTGGGAGAAAGGTGTATTGACAAAGCCTGTGAACTCATCTTCCTGATTCCTTGTGATGAATCAGATCCACAAGTTGATGGCCTTCAACTTGAGGAAGAAACGTTAGTTTAAACCAGCTGAGGGTCTGACCCATTCAGTTAATTGTCTAAATATCAGGGGTTGAACCACAACCAATTTTTCAGACACATTTTGTCATGTAGTATGAATTGCAACCAAACCAGAGAACTCCTCCTTAAAATGGCCCAATATACATGGAGTCAGTCAAGGCTGACTTCAAAGTTTCATGACTCTTTCAGCAGTGCAAAGATGGGCACTACCACAGGCACAGATGTTCCTGAGTAAGCCTATCCctagttttaaagaaaacttggTACCTGTCTGGACACCCTGGCCAAACCTGGACTGCTGTACATGGGTCTAAACATGTTAAAAAACTTGTGTTTTCATGgaggtctgaaaaaaaaatggtgcttGATTTGGCGGTATTTGCACTTTTCTTTGAGATATGAAACCATATTCTCAGGTCAGCTTATCCTACCGTCAGCCTAAAGTGGATAAAGAACTGGCCTGAGCTACCAAATTGCAAATTAAACTGGACAACATAAGTAGTTCCCATGTTACCGAACAGGTAATTTTTCTGATAGAGGTAGACTGACTTTGGTCCTGCGGCAGAGGGAATGATTAGTTTTGTATTCCACCTGCTCTGATCTTGGAAGAGGAGGGAACTTTCTAATTCAGCAGTGAGTAAAAGGAGCTAAAAGAAGAACAGACTATTGCACAGGAAGCTGAGCATGGCCTCTGCTCTTCCTGTGCAAAGAGCACTGTGCTGCCTCGGGGCTGGCTGAAAGCAAAAGGGGCCTGGGCCACTGCTCTCGAGAGAGCTCTCAGAGAGCAGGAGGCGAATTCCTACCTGCTGAAAGCTGGTCTGAGCAGCCCGCAGCGTGCTCTTCTGCACACCACCAGCTGGGAATTCCctgtcagaaaaatatttccatttcctgAATGTTTGTCTTTGCCAGGTGGAAAATCAAAGTGATCTGAGGTCAGTTCATTCTGTTGAAGAAGTTCTACACATTTCACTTCTAAGTGGATCTACAGGACGTTTCACTTAATTTCTCTCCGAGTCCACTGTCTTCCAGGAGTTAGACTATAGCATTCTCCTCCCCTTAACCTCTTTTTCTGGTCTGAATTCACTGGGGCATATTTCCTTAATGCTAGGCCAGTTTTTTTCTGACCAGGCCCTGATATGCATCACTGATCATATATACTGGAGAGGGGACTGGATGCACAGGGGTGAAGTCAGCTTCTGACCTACACCCCACTTGCAGTACTACTCAAGGTGAGAAAACAGCTGAGCTGGCTGAAATGAAGTGCTTTGGTTAGCATAGCAAACCACAACGAAATTCTCTGATTTCATGAATGACAATCGTTTAAAACatgtaagggttttttttaattatttacctGACATAAAATGACACAATGCATTTCCTGCAACAGAGAAATTCCAGCCCTGAGCTAACTGAGGTGTGACAGATAACATAATGTACCACCAGCATTGGAAGGAGACTGTGTCTCCTATGTGGGTTTTAATGAGGCATGCGAGTATTTGAGCTATACCAAATTTACTCTCAAACTTAAGACCACTGTTTTAACAAAGTTATAGCAAATTCCCCTGTATGTGTCCAAATCTTCTCATCATACTTGAAGACAGTCAGAAGTCCTATCCACCCTGCAGATTAGGCTCAGCCCTGGGGTGGCTTCTTGCTCTGCTGTTAATGTGTCTAGATTGGTCATTGAACCTTGCTGCATACTGTCCAAGGGATGACCCTGAGGTGAGGCTCAGAAGGGACACAACAGTTCCTGTATAAGTACTCCAAAGCTGTTGTCAgtacaaaataaagcagaacagCTAAAAGTACCTTTGGAGATTGTGAGTTCTTGAACAACCTCAGGTTGTTGCAAATTAATATCTGGCTTCTCTCCAAATTTATGCATGGCTGGTCATCAGCTCACCAGTATACAAAGAAAACTCTTAAGCTGGCAAGGCAAATTCCTGGAGGAAGGGGCTTCCTGGTCTATCTGCAAAAATGCATCCTGTCTGCAGGCCAAGGGCTTAATGTGTGCATTTAGTGGTCGGCCTGAGGCCCAAGTTATATTTATAGTCAGAGCACATACTTCCTCACACCGAAGAAGTGTAGTAGTGGCTTTTGGAATTTACTGGAGCATCAGGAATTAGTAACAAACAGTACTAGCATTTTGCGTCTCCTCCTCAGTTTAGGCAAAACTTTGTAAAGGCCAAATCAAGAGACTTTTCCCAAACACCCATTCCTAGAATTTACCATTAAGCTGCTACAAGCTGGGACAGATCTCTGAGGATTTATGGAGAGCTGTGTGAAGACCTGTGCAAAAAGGACATTACCCATAAAATACACACTTAATGGATATCTGGGTTTTGGAGTTATGGAGCTTAAAGTTAACCAGGTAACATCTTATACCTGTTATTAGTGCAGAGAACTTCACAGTCACTAACCAGCCCATTCTGAACACAACCTGTGGACAGCTGATACCAAACACACTGACCATCACTGTTACCTCCAATTTGAATATTACCCCATCAACTGTATCATAAACCCTGTTCCTTTGATACATGGAGAAGGACCAGTGAGGGATACCATTTCGTAGGAGTGCTGTACCTGGGTTTCCCTGAGACATGGAGTCATAGATTAGTTTGCAGGACTTTAGCAAGATGGCAATCTTCTTTTCTGGGGAGTAGGCCTTGTGCATGGTTGTGAACTTGTGAAGGATCTTTTCCAGCACAACAGTTTCAGGCACACTGGTCGTGACACCTAGGTCGGTGGTAGTTGTGTTCTGTATCACAAGTTGGTTCTCTTTTAGCTGCTGTAAAGATCCGTCTTTGTTGTGGATTTCTTTTAAGTAAGAATCAATGGCTTCTTTTAAAGGTTTCAGGACACATTTGTACAAAGCCGTCTCAGCAATCAATTCTGCATAGAGAAGGAGAACACAAAAGTCCATGATAAATAATCAACACAGTAGTACAGGTGCAATTAAAACTCCTAAGAAAGCATGTGCTTCGTTATTCATGCACTACTGCATAGCTGtgagcagaaacagaaattacatCCCAGAAAGTAAATGTTTCATTACCAACACCCGCGAGAAGTCCTGGATAGGCTTGAGATGAACAGCAATACGCAGCCTCTGCCACTGGAGCTGTCGGAGAGTTCCTGCTACCAGCAGCCCCTGCTGTCTTTGCCTGACTCCTGGCTGACCAGCATGGCACTGTCAGGCAGCAGGAAAGCCAACTCTGGGAAGAGATGTGGAACCTCACCTAACTGTGCTTCTTTTCACAGTCCTGCCTTTACAGATGCCCaggtgggattcatctcatGTCCCTTCTGACGTCTCCCTCTGACCTGTTTGAGATATTTGCTTTGGGATGAAATGAATTGCATCCTCGAAGTGCCCTTTCTCTGCAGTGACTGAAAAGGGGCTGTAGCCACCAGCTCAGAGACAGACACCAACATCGGGTCAGGAGTTTCTCACCCTTACTGCTCAAATGACTCTAACTTACTGATAACTTAAGTCACCTCTTAAGCCACCTGTGGATGAGGAAATAGTCTGTGTGGGTTGAACGCTTGCTTAACATTTAGCAGGAGACAAAAGGAAGCATGAGAGACTGTGAGAAAGTCTGTTGTATGACTTCTAGAAACCAGAGGCAGAGCTAGAGGTACAGCAAGGGATACTCTTGTCACCCTTGCACTGAGGCAAAAAGGTCACTGGCAAAAGCGTTCATCCGTTCAGCCAGTGAGGAATGAAGCAGAGGGCAGTATTGTTTATGTATACAAAATGCAACTATTTTAAAGAATTCAGAGAATCAGTCAGCCTGAAGCAGGACAAATTCAAATGGGAAATCTTCCACAGTGGGAATCCCTGTCTGCCACAGGAGAAGACAGTCCTCCGAAGGCTGACTGGGTCATATCATCCTGTTGAGGAACTGCCAGTGAACAGGGCTAGAACTATCTAACCAGGCATGTCTGTGTGAAGGAGGGGGGAACCTTGCACACATGGAGCTCTACCAAGCTGAACAAGGacacctcttctttctgcctcCTCTCCACCTACCCTAATCAAGATTCAAGACAGAATTCTCTGTGCTGACACCCCCTCTGCCTCGAAGAAAGGGGTTATTGGGACAAATTTGCAGGTGTTACATGAGGTGCATGAACAGTGAAAGCATAGCTCCCCTCTCCTAGCCATGGcaaggggctggcagcaggactGTTCTGCTGGGGAGACTGCAGGATCGTGTGAAGCCTTTGCTGGGTGAGAAAGAAGTCAGCAGGGCCTGCTGAGACTGGCAGCTGAGTGCCTCTGGGTCCTGGCCTACCACTTAGCTGGGTCCCACCTAATACTGGAGCTGCAGGATCCCCTGGAATCCCTGGTCACTTCTGTGTTGGCGGTCTTCCAGCTCCCAGCTTGCTTCAAGCCAATTTAGGGATCTCATAAATAGCTCTGCATTGGTTCTCAGGTCCTCAAGAAACAGTTTTAAGTCCAAAGAAGCATGTGAGTGCATGCATGCATACTTTTTCTGGCTGTATGGCTTTGACtgggataaaaaaaatcctacttcTCTTTGTATATTCTCTCACGAATGTGCAGGGGGAAGTTGGCCTTTTGTATTTCCAGTGAACACAGTTCTGCGTGTCTGTGCTATGCGTACACATATATAGACatgcgcgcgcacacacacacacactcatatttgtatatgcatatatacatacatatatgtctCACACACATAGACATATATCTCTTCTACTTAAACGCTTCCCTTTAAAACATTCATAATGGGATATTCCCCCTCATTGGTCTCCCAGTTTTTAGAGCTGCTCCTCCAAGTGCTGGCAACCACTGAGTAGACTTCAATTTGCACCCCTAAGCTTTTAGGAGATGGTTTATAATTCTGTAAAGCATAACCTGTGTCTGCATGTCATCCTCACCCTCCCAAATCCTGCCCGAGGATGAGTAAAGCACAGTCACCTACCTAACTGTTCCTCGGTGTAGGAGGCTGGGTCTATCAGAGATTTCAGCTCAGTGCTCTGCACTAAGTAACTCTTCAGCTGCGTCATCATCATCCGGATTTCTTGTAGCATCTCTGTGCTGGAGCTCTGCTTTGCCATCATCTCTAAACTGTACACTCTGTAGTCCTGCACCAGGTTGCCAAAGTACGAATCCTTGTCCTGTGCCAGCTCCactattttcttctgcagcttccTGTCACTAGACAAAAAGACTGTGAAGACATTGGACAGACTCACAAAGGACAGCCTGTTCTTGGCCTTGCCCAAGATCACGGAGCGTGTCTTTTTACTGGAGGAACTACTCAGCATCTCCAGGTcatcctctgtgctgctggtggagTAGGAGTCTGGCTCGGACACCGACGCCTGAGCCACAGCGCTGCCTCCCGGGCCCTCCAGGGAGGAGTGCGAACCTTTCAGTTCAGCTGAGCTGATGGATTTGCGGCCATGTCTTTGTTCAGTCTTGGTGCGTGTGCAAGTGGCACCACCTGCCACTGTAGCTGAGCTGCTCTTGCACGAAGCCTGCGCCGTGGCCACGGCCGTCTCTGCCACTGTTTGCTTCAACTGACAGGAGCTGGGGATCCTCGGTACCTGGGAAAGTCTCTTCCTTCTCGGTGGTGGGATAGGAGGtgacttttctttctcagtggCATTGCTTTGTATCTCAGGcatctcctccttcttctctgcaGGTTCGGGCTTTGTCTCCTGAAACTGTGACACAGCCCTTTCGGGAACCTCCCCAGGCATTTCTCCGGCCTTTTTGCACAGCGACCTTTTATCTCTGTTCTCTGTACTtgtgtcttgtttttcttctgtctgttcCCCTTTCAGCGTTTCACAACTTCCAGGCTTACCCACAGAGCTCTCCTCTGAGGTCCTCTCGCACAGCCGCCTCCGCAGGGGGACAGAGGGCTGGGAGCCCTTCTTGGGGCTCACTGCTGAGGGCTCACtgacagagcagctctgcttcccTTCTTCTTTATTGTCACCACCCtcaattttcatttccttgATGCTCTTTCCTAGTGGCTGAAGAAGCGGCTCGTTTTCACAGGCAGTCATGGGATCCTGCAGGAGCTTCAGAGAAGATTTCTGAACAAGAGCATGAGAAggtggaggtggaggggggcggcggggagacCTCCTTTCAGCGAGTGTGGTGGCAGGGGGGAGATCAGGACTCACAGCATGGCTTTTAGGAGGAGGTACATCTGGAGGAAAAGGATTACTGCACTCTTCTATAAAAATAGGATTCACGAACCACAGCCTGTCATTTCCTATTGACAGCTCAATTTCACATGAGCAGTGGTTTGTGCTACTTGCAAAACACTGGGTAGATCTTAAACTGTCTGCCTGGACAGTGCTGAAAGCAGAGTCTTTTGCAGGGTGGGAAAACTCCTCTCCTCTTATTCTGTGGTTTAAGGAGGAATCCCAGAAATctgtcccccccaaaaaaaagaaagaaaagaagaatgaaaaaatgctCTGAGACAATTTCAGCTGCTAACAGTATGTAGAAGTCCTACtttttgttaaaagaaatgGTACACAAGCTTTCACACCTCTGCACAAAACAGTGTGAAGAAAGGGTTGcctgttttttgtgtgtgagaTGCTTCAAACCAGGGGACAAGCTCAGAAGCTTCACCAGAAACCTCTTTCTTGCCAATTTTAGGACACTAATCTAGTGAAAACTGTTAAAGCTGTGCAGCTTGTGCAGTGTGAGCAGGAAGGTACAAGTAACACATATGAATGATTGTGAAAAGGAGACTGTGACTTGTTCAGCGATCACTGCCCTCTAAATGCAAATAGCTGTGGACACCTGAGGTGAGGTTGTGAAGACCCCAGGTGAATTCTGTCTCCCTCTTGCTGACTGTGGGAAGGTATAGGACTGAGATATACAGCATGGATCCAACATGCACTGGGAGCACAAGAGACATGAGATGAACATGACTACTATGCAGCAAGCTCATGTGGCATAGTCTGTTCT comes from Haliaeetus albicilla chromosome 5, bHalAlb1.1, whole genome shotgun sequence and encodes:
- the RIN3 gene encoding ras and Rab interactor 3 isoform X1; this encodes MMKTSAGDKGARDDSGPVRDTSEEGKETHLCQATALRNCLPLPGISILDKLIKTCPVWLQLNMNQERAGAILGKETAGIFLVRREGNMNNMVLAVRLPVQNEAPSVLEYNIKEEKSILYLEGSVLVFEDVFKLVAFYCVSRDLLPFTLKLPQAILEASSFQDLEIISSLGIDFWDSSLNHRIRGEEFSHPAKDSAFSTVQADSLRSTQCFASSTNHCSCEIELSIGNDRLWFVNPIFIEECSNPFPPDVPPPKSHAVSPDLPPATTLAERRSPRRPPPPPPSHALVQKSSLKLLQDPMTACENEPLLQPLGKSIKEMKIEGGDNKEEGKQSCSVSEPSAVSPKKGSQPSVPLRRRLCERTSEESSVGKPGSCETLKGEQTEEKQDTSTENRDKRSLCKKAGEMPGEVPERAVSQFQETKPEPAEKKEEMPEIQSNATEKEKSPPIPPPRRKRLSQVPRIPSSCQLKQTVAETAVATAQASCKSSSATVAGGATCTRTKTEQRHGRKSISSAELKGSHSSLEGPGGSAVAQASVSEPDSYSTSSTEDDLEMLSSSSSKKTRSVILGKAKNRLSFVSLSNVFTVFLSSDRKLQKKIVELAQDKDSYFGNLVQDYRVYSLEMMAKQSSSTEMLQEIRMMMTQLKSYLVQSTELKSLIDPASYTEEQLELIAETALYKCVLKPLKEAIDSYLKEIHNKDGSLQQLKENQLVIQNTTTTDLGVTTSVPETVVLEKILHKFTTMHKAYSPEKKIAILLKSCKLIYDSMSQGNPGKPYGADDFLPVLMYVLARSNLTEVLLNVEYMMELMDPALQLGEGSYYLTTTYGALEHIKNYDKITVTRQLSVEVQDSIHRWERRRTLNKARASRSSVQDFISISFLEIGAQSRTLAYQNSTTAEQLSQQCAEKFEVSHPKDYGLFVYVDDQLLQLDKDALPHHIKGSLLKSETKKDFHFIYKPIDHKTPPVPTVKESDFL
- the RIN3 gene encoding ras and Rab interactor 3 isoform X2; translated protein: MNNMVLAVRLPVQNEAPSVLEYNIKEEKSILYLEGSVLVFEDVFKLVAFYCVSRDLLPFTLKLPQAILEASSFQDLEIISSLGIDFWDSSLNHRIRGEEFSHPAKDSAFSTVQADSLRSTQCFASSTNHCSCEIELSIGNDRLWFVNPIFIEECSNPFPPDVPPPKSHAVSPDLPPATTLAERRSPRRPPPPPPSHALVQKSSLKLLQDPMTACENEPLLQPLGKSIKEMKIEGGDNKEEGKQSCSVSEPSAVSPKKGSQPSVPLRRRLCERTSEESSVGKPGSCETLKGEQTEEKQDTSTENRDKRSLCKKAGEMPGEVPERAVSQFQETKPEPAEKKEEMPEIQSNATEKEKSPPIPPPRRKRLSQVPRIPSSCQLKQTVAETAVATAQASCKSSSATVAGGATCTRTKTEQRHGRKSISSAELKGSHSSLEGPGGSAVAQASVSEPDSYSTSSTEDDLEMLSSSSSKKTRSVILGKAKNRLSFVSLSNVFTVFLSSDRKLQKKIVELAQDKDSYFGNLVQDYRVYSLEMMAKQSSSTEMLQEIRMMMTQLKSYLVQSTELKSLIDPASYTEEQLELIAETALYKCVLKPLKEAIDSYLKEIHNKDGSLQQLKENQLVIQNTTTTDLGVTTSVPETVVLEKILHKFTTMHKAYSPEKKIAILLKSCKLIYDSMSQGNPGKPYGADDFLPVLMYVLARSNLTEVLLNVEYMMELMDPALQLGEGSYYLTTTYGALEHIKNYDKITVTRQLSVEVQDSIHRWERRRTLNKARASRSSVQDFISISFLEIGAQSRTLAYQNSTTAEQLSQQCAEKFEVSHPKDYGLFVYVDDQLLQLDKDALPHHIKGSLLKSETKKDFHFIYKPIDHKTPPVPTVKESDFL